A genomic region of Methanobacterium sp. contains the following coding sequences:
- the glmM gene encoding phosphoglucosamine mutase: MKRLFGTFGVRRLANTELTPEFASKIAASYGSLVKGKVAVGGDTRTSTEMIKHAVISGLLSSGCDVVDLGFLPTPALQYAVRNYYDAGIIITASHNPAEYNGLKLVDFDGIGTPDETELKIEEMFFNDAPDRVSWDEIGELEKNSSILEEYIQEVIKRVDADTIGNAKLKVIVDCGSGAACFTTPYILRELGCEVITMNCQPDGFFPGRDPEPTEPNLKELIEVVKATGADVGLAHDGDADRTICIDENGNFVFGDKSFALVEKYMLKENKGGLIVTTVATSTAIYDIANEYNGEVIATKVGDLVVARKLKDKKGLFGGEENGGLIFPDFVYGRDAALSAAKIVEIIAKSGKPLSRLVEELPVYYSEKMKIKCPEELKQVVMQKIAEETREFKVDTTDGVKIIKEEGWVIIRPSGTEPIFRCFAEAKTKEEAKTMVEWGVNLIKKHLSE; this comes from the coding sequence ATGAAAAGATTATTTGGAACATTTGGAGTTAGAAGATTGGCCAATACAGAACTAACGCCAGAATTTGCATCAAAAATTGCTGCTTCCTATGGATCACTTGTAAAGGGCAAAGTTGCAGTTGGAGGAGATACCCGAACTTCCACAGAAATGATAAAGCACGCTGTAATATCCGGATTATTATCTTCAGGATGTGATGTGGTGGATCTTGGATTTTTACCCACTCCTGCCCTTCAGTACGCAGTTAGAAACTACTATGATGCTGGAATTATTATTACAGCTTCCCATAACCCTGCAGAATACAATGGATTAAAGCTGGTTGATTTTGATGGAATAGGAACTCCAGATGAAACAGAATTAAAGATAGAAGAAATGTTCTTTAATGATGCTCCTGATAGAGTATCATGGGATGAGATTGGAGAGTTAGAGAAAAATTCCAGCATACTTGAAGAATACATCCAGGAAGTTATAAAGCGGGTTGATGCAGATACAATTGGAAATGCAAAATTAAAGGTGATTGTTGACTGTGGAAGTGGAGCAGCCTGTTTTACAACACCTTACATCTTGAGGGAGCTTGGCTGTGAAGTTATTACCATGAACTGTCAGCCCGATGGATTTTTCCCAGGTAGAGACCCTGAACCTACAGAACCGAATCTTAAAGAATTAATCGAAGTTGTAAAGGCAACAGGTGCAGATGTGGGGCTTGCCCATGACGGGGATGCGGATCGTACTATCTGTATTGATGAGAATGGAAATTTTGTTTTTGGAGATAAATCATTTGCACTTGTAGAAAAATACATGCTTAAGGAAAATAAAGGCGGTTTAATCGTTACCACAGTTGCAACATCAACTGCAATTTATGATATAGCAAATGAATATAACGGCGAAGTTATAGCAACAAAGGTTGGAGATTTAGTAGTTGCAAGAAAATTAAAAGATAAAAAAGGCCTTTTCGGCGGCGAAGAAAATGGTGGTTTAATATTCCCTGATTTTGTCTATGGAAGGGACGCTGCACTTTCAGCAGCAAAGATTGTTGAAATAATTGCAAAATCAGGGAAACCTCTCTCCAGGCTTGTAGAGGAATTGCCTGTTTATTATTCTGAAAAAATGAAAATAAAGTGTCCTGAGGAGCTTAAACAGGTTGTAATGCAGAAAATTGCAGAAGAAACCAGGGAATTTAAAGTTGATACCACAGACGGTGTTAAAATAATTAAAGAAGAAGGATGGGTTATAATAAGGCCTTCTGGAACAGAACCAATATTTAGATGCTTTGCAGAGGCTAAAACAAAAGAGGAAGCAAAAACAATGGTAGAATGGGGCGTAAATCTTATTAAAAAGCATTTATCTGAATAA
- a CDS encoding glycosyltransferase family 2 protein: MKSVTIIPAYNEENAIGDVVNRSIQYSDVIVVDDGSTDDTYNQAKKAGAEVIKHGKNKGKGAAIKSGLTKALKDGYNSFVLIDGDGQHDPADIPLFFSFTGEYGLIIGSRFIKGNPENMPLTRKVSNKVTTKLIKYATGYEITDSQSGFRALSKGCVKFFLDIKYDDYIYESEMIYKAAENKVRLKEVAVSSRYSLEKSHITKMNILKYAFFIVVLLCKKTWLKKASNLRGWL; encoded by the coding sequence ATGAAATCTGTCACAATAATTCCAGCATACAACGAAGAAAACGCCATAGGAGATGTTGTAAATCGTTCAATACAATATTCAGACGTTATTGTAGTTGATGACGGCTCAACTGACGATACATATAATCAGGCCAAAAAAGCAGGTGCTGAAGTAATAAAACACGGAAAAAATAAGGGTAAAGGGGCAGCTATAAAATCAGGGCTAACCAAAGCTTTAAAAGATGGTTATAATTCTTTTGTTTTGATAGATGGAGATGGACAGCATGATCCAGCAGATATACCTTTATTTTTTTCTTTTACTGGAGAATATGGTCTTATTATCGGGTCAAGATTCATAAAGGGCAATCCTGAAAACATGCCCCTTACAAGAAAGGTATCCAATAAGGTTACAACAAAGCTTATTAAATATGCAACTGGATACGAGATTACCGATAGTCAAAGCGGCTTCCGGGCGTTATCAAAAGGGTGTGTAAAATTTTTTTTAGATATAAAATACGATGATTATATTTATGAATCAGAAATGATTTATAAGGCCGCTGAAAACAAAGTCAGGTTAAAGGAAGTGGCTGTATCCAGTAGATACAGCCTTGAAAAATCCCATATAACCAAAATGAACATTTTAAAATACGCCTTTTTTATTGTAGTGCTTCTTTGCAAAAAAACTTGGCTTAAAAAAGCCAGTAATTTAAGGGGATGGCTTTGA
- a CDS encoding DNA-binding protein, producing MHDKYVFQIALVTTVFGLAGMIFFSGEIVPREFKIEDINKNHVGEDLAIHGLVRTVENPGNLYILSVIDGTGEIKVVIFGSLADEFRREGTDPRNFENRRVKIVGNVKEYRGSAQLIVENTRSIKIVY from the coding sequence ATGCATGATAAGTATGTTTTTCAAATTGCACTTGTAACTACTGTTTTTGGTTTAGCAGGGATGATATTTTTCTCTGGTGAAATAGTACCCCGGGAATTTAAGATTGAAGATATAAATAAAAATCATGTGGGGGAGGATTTAGCTATTCATGGACTGGTACGCACAGTAGAAAATCCCGGTAATCTGTACATTTTATCAGTGATCGACGGGACTGGAGAGATAAAGGTAGTTATTTTTGGTTCACTTGCTGACGAATTCCGTAGAGAAGGAACTGATCCACGAAATTTTGAAAATAGACGTGTTAAAATTGTTGGAAATGTTAAGGAATATAGGGGAAGTGCACAATTAATAGTTGAAAATACCAGATCCATAAAAATTGTGTATTAA
- a CDS encoding ATP-dependent DNA ligase: MKYQELVDVYEALTSTTKRLEKTGILAEFLKETDPKILPIVTLLSLGKVFPAWSEKEMGIGLKLLMKAISLVVGVSLEAVEDSVRDKGDIGLASEHLFANRLQTTLFTRPLTITKVYSNMIKIADVSGKNAVSKKLRILIELLTSASPKEAKYISRTVVEELRVGIGEGTLKDSISEAFDVDKDLVERALMLTNDPGLVVGVAKKEGGEGLKKLNLKPGKPVKPMLAQLSPNITTSIEEMGSAICETKYDGFRVQIHRNGDDIKVFTRRLDNIKDAVPEIVEYIEKCLPEEDFIVEGEIIATRDGAPISFQYILQRVRRKYEIERLKKEVPLILYLFDVLYYKKSLIDTPFGERRRVLEEISKAKPSKIELSNQVFVTPENINDALELFETSIKIGHEGIMIKDPKAPYIPGIRGKKMLKFKAEPETLDLVVVGGTYGRGRRANLIGSYLMAAQDENGNLKTIAHTATGLDDATLLELSNRVESLMVEKRGRKIKATPEIVLEVAFSEIVKSPEYESGYSLRFPVVKRIREDLSLEDIDTVDRVESIFKTRN; this comes from the coding sequence GGAGCGAAAAAGAAATGGGTATAGGTCTGAAACTACTTATGAAAGCCATTTCACTGGTTGTGGGTGTGAGTCTGGAAGCTGTTGAAGACAGTGTCAGGGACAAAGGAGATATAGGCCTTGCTTCAGAGCATCTTTTCGCTAACCGGTTACAGACAACACTTTTTACAAGGCCGCTGACTATAACCAAAGTTTACAGCAACATGATAAAGATAGCAGATGTATCTGGAAAAAATGCAGTTTCAAAAAAATTAAGGATCCTCATTGAACTTTTAACATCTGCTTCACCAAAAGAAGCAAAATACATTTCAAGAACTGTTGTTGAAGAGCTTCGGGTGGGAATTGGTGAAGGAACACTGAAAGATTCCATTTCAGAAGCGTTTGATGTGGATAAAGACCTCGTTGAAAGAGCTTTAATGCTTACAAACGATCCAGGACTTGTTGTGGGAGTTGCTAAAAAGGAAGGAGGGGAAGGACTTAAAAAACTTAATTTAAAGCCTGGAAAACCTGTTAAACCCATGCTTGCACAGCTTTCGCCAAATATTACCACCTCCATTGAAGAAATGGGTTCTGCCATTTGTGAAACAAAATATGATGGTTTCAGAGTTCAAATACATAGAAACGGAGATGATATTAAGGTATTCACCCGTAGACTTGACAATATCAAAGATGCTGTTCCTGAAATTGTTGAATACATAGAAAAATGCCTTCCAGAAGAAGATTTCATTGTTGAAGGAGAAATAATTGCCACAAGAGACGGTGCTCCTATTTCATTTCAGTACATTCTCCAGAGAGTTCGGAGGAAGTACGAAATTGAGAGATTAAAAAAAGAGGTGCCTCTAATCCTGTATTTATTTGATGTTCTCTACTATAAAAAATCATTGATTGACACTCCTTTTGGTGAGAGAAGACGCGTACTTGAGGAAATTTCCAAAGCTAAGCCTTCTAAAATTGAACTCAGTAATCAGGTTTTTGTTACCCCTGAAAATATTAACGACGCTTTAGAACTTTTTGAAACTTCAATTAAAATAGGTCATGAAGGAATAATGATAAAAGACCCAAAAGCACCTTACATACCAGGGATAAGGGGCAAAAAAATGCTTAAATTTAAAGCAGAGCCTGAAACACTTGATCTTGTTGTTGTAGGCGGGACCTACGGCAGGGGAAGAAGAGCCAATCTTATAGGATCGTATCTTATGGCTGCACAGGATGAAAATGGAAATCTAAAAACAATAGCCCATACAGCCACCGGACTGGATGATGCCACACTTCTTGAGCTTTCAAACAGAGTGGAAAGTCTTATGGTAGAAAAAAGAGGGAGAAAAATTAAGGCAACGCCTGAAATCGTGCTTGAAGTTGCCTTCAGCGAAATTGTTAAAAGTCCAGAATATGAAAGCGGTTATTCCCTTAGATTTCCTGTTGTAAAGCGGATAAGGGAAGATCTGAGCCTGGAGGATATTGATACTGTGGATCGTGTTGAATCCATATTTAAGACAAGGAATTAG